In Bifidobacterium sp. ESL0775, the following are encoded in one genomic region:
- a CDS encoding ABC transporter substrate-binding protein codes for MKYKKILAAFTAVAALASLAACGGVKKDSGAASDASTITIGTTDKIVSIDPAGSFDNGSYAVEFQIYPFLYSQNYNSSEMSPDIAADGGNWSADGTKFTVKIKPGLKFANGHPLTAKDVKYTFDRVKKIKDENGPSSLLANMQSIDAPDATTVVFTSAVPNDVTLKQVLSSPAAPIVDHQVYPADKLATSDQIMKGQGFAGPYTLSQFKQNETAQFIKNPAYKGLTPAKNKTVQVKYFADASNLKMAVQQGSVEVASRTLSPTDIQDLKKSGKVNVVKGPGGEERFIAFNFKIMPYGEKTSDPDPKKATAVRHAFADLLDRESIAQRVYKGTTYTPMYSFIPSGLTGHVDTLKETYGDGNGKPSLEKAKKALDEAGVKTPVDLKLQYNSDHYGAASADEYAAVKSQLETGGLFKVDLQQTEWTQYNKDRVVTAQSDGSYPAYQVGWFPDYPDPDDYLSPFFRDGNFVNNGYKNTEMNALIAKQAGEQDKTKRVAMLKQIQDMATQDLSVIPLLQGSQVAVTSKNIKGVVLDGSFRFRYCSIVKS; via the coding sequence ATGAAGTATAAGAAGATACTGGCCGCGTTCACGGCGGTGGCGGCCTTGGCGTCGCTCGCAGCGTGCGGCGGAGTGAAAAAGGATTCCGGAGCGGCTTCGGATGCGTCGACCATCACCATCGGCACCACCGACAAGATCGTCTCCATCGATCCCGCCGGTTCCTTCGATAATGGCTCCTACGCCGTCGAGTTCCAGATTTATCCGTTCCTGTATTCGCAAAACTACAATTCTTCCGAAATGAGCCCTGATATCGCGGCCGACGGTGGAAACTGGAGTGCGGACGGTACGAAGTTCACCGTCAAGATCAAGCCTGGCCTGAAGTTCGCCAACGGCCATCCGCTGACCGCCAAGGACGTGAAGTACACGTTCGACCGTGTCAAGAAGATCAAGGACGAGAACGGCCCGTCTTCGTTGCTGGCCAATATGCAGTCCATCGACGCACCGGATGCCACCACCGTGGTCTTCACCTCGGCCGTGCCGAACGACGTGACGCTGAAGCAGGTGCTTTCCAGCCCCGCCGCCCCGATCGTTGACCATCAGGTCTATCCCGCCGACAAGCTGGCTACCTCCGACCAGATCATGAAGGGCCAAGGCTTCGCAGGTCCGTACACCTTGAGCCAGTTCAAGCAGAACGAGACCGCGCAGTTTATCAAGAACCCCGCATACAAGGGCCTGACCCCGGCCAAGAACAAGACCGTGCAGGTCAAGTACTTCGCCGATGCCTCGAACCTCAAGATGGCCGTTCAGCAGGGCTCCGTCGAAGTGGCGTCCCGCACACTGAGCCCGACCGATATCCAGGACCTGAAGAAGAGCGGCAAGGTCAACGTCGTCAAGGGCCCCGGTGGTGAGGAGCGTTTCATCGCCTTCAACTTCAAGATCATGCCTTACGGCGAGAAGACCTCCGACCCTGACCCGAAGAAGGCCACCGCGGTTCGTCACGCGTTCGCCGATCTGCTCGATCGCGAATCCATCGCCCAGCGTGTCTACAAGGGCACCACTTACACCCCGATGTATTCCTTCATTCCCAGCGGCCTGACCGGCCATGTGGACACGTTGAAGGAGACCTACGGTGACGGCAACGGCAAGCCGAGCCTCGAGAAGGCCAAGAAGGCTTTGGACGAGGCCGGTGTGAAGACCCCAGTCGACTTGAAGCTGCAGTACAACAGCGACCATTACGGCGCGGCTTCGGCCGATGAGTATGCGGCCGTGAAGTCCCAGCTCGAGACCGGCGGCCTCTTCAAGGTCGACCTGCAGCAGACCGAGTGGACGCAGTATAACAAGGACCGTGTCGTCACCGCGCAGTCCGACGGTTCCTACCCGGCCTACCAGGTCGGCTGGTTCCCGGACTATCCGGATCCCGACGATTATCTCTCCCCGTTCTTCCGTGATGGCAACTTCGTCAACAACGGCTACAAGAACACCGAGATGAACGCGCTGATTGCCAAGCAGGCCGGTGAGCAGGACAAGACCAAGCGTGTCGCCATGCTGAAGCAGATTCAGGACATGGCCACGCAGGACCTTTCCGTCATCCCGCTTCTGCAGGGCTCTCAGGTCGCGGTCACCTCGAAGAACATCAAGGGAGTGGTGCTGGACGGTTCGTTCCGCTTCCGTTACTGCTCTATCGTCAAGTCCTGA
- a CDS encoding ABC transporter permease, with amino-acid sequence MSEKTAGQVDAKAPSKAKKPKKNRLSGGFFRFVLTRFLLIIPTVFILVTVVFFVMRATGDPISAAQGGRLSPAELQRRIHAAGYDRPLIVQYGDYLWKLLHGDLGTTLTDNQPVSSILMHYGAATFELAILALIVALVVGIGLGRVAAKHRDHASDACIRVFAILCYATPVFFLGLVLKLIFSSWLGVLPSSGRSSLGSEMQFGRLVSPTGFYIIDALQLGDMQVLGDVLLHAILPAIALGLLTAGVFIRLVRTNVISTYNSGYVEAARSRGVSEKRLLSKHAWRPALIPIITVMGMQIATMLAGAVLTETTFEWKGLGFMLSQYLKARDFVAVQGIVILIAIIVAVVNFIVDVVSALIDPRVRY; translated from the coding sequence ATGTCTGAAAAGACTGCCGGTCAGGTGGACGCCAAAGCGCCATCAAAGGCAAAGAAACCTAAGAAGAACAGGTTGTCAGGCGGGTTCTTCCGCTTCGTGCTGACAAGATTCCTGTTGATCATCCCCACGGTGTTCATCCTGGTCACCGTCGTGTTCTTCGTCATGCGCGCCACCGGCGACCCGATTTCGGCCGCACAGGGCGGCAGGTTGAGCCCCGCGGAACTTCAGCGCCGTATCCACGCCGCAGGCTATGACCGCCCGCTCATCGTGCAGTACGGTGACTATCTCTGGAAGCTCCTGCACGGCGACCTCGGCACCACATTGACCGACAACCAGCCCGTCAGCTCGATTCTGATGCACTATGGCGCCGCGACCTTCGAGCTCGCCATCCTGGCGCTGATCGTCGCGCTGGTGGTCGGCATCGGCCTCGGCCGTGTCGCCGCAAAGCATCGCGACCACGCCTCTGACGCCTGCATCAGGGTCTTCGCCATCCTCTGCTACGCCACCCCGGTCTTCTTCCTCGGACTTGTGCTGAAGCTCATCTTCTCCTCATGGTTGGGCGTGCTCCCGAGCTCCGGGCGTTCCTCGCTGGGCAGCGAGATGCAGTTCGGCAGACTCGTCTCGCCGACAGGCTTCTACATCATCGATGCGTTGCAGCTGGGGGATATGCAGGTGCTGGGCGACGTCCTGCTGCATGCCATCCTTCCGGCCATCGCGCTCGGTCTTCTGACGGCGGGCGTGTTCATCCGTTTGGTCCGCACCAATGTCATCTCCACTTACAATTCCGGTTACGTCGAGGCGGCGCGTTCGCGCGGCGTCTCCGAGAAGCGCCTGCTTTCCAAGCACGCCTGGCGTCCCGCGCTCATCCCGATCATCACGGTGATGGGCATGCAGATCGCGACGATGCTCGCCGGCGCCGTGCTTACCGAGACCACTTTCGAATGGAAGGGCCTGGGCTTCATGCTTTCGCAGTATCTGAAAGCCCGCGATTTCGTGGCCGTCCAGGGCATCGTGATCCTGATCGCCATCATCGTAGCCGTGGTCAATTTCATCGTCGACGTCGTCAGCGCGTTGATCGACCCGAGAGTGAGGTACTGA